The sequence CGGTGCAGGCGCGGCCAGCAGCCGTTCGGCCATGCGCCGGTCCCGCTGCTGTTGCACCGCCAGCATCGCCGGCATCTGCGACTCGGGCAGCATGCCGCAATGGGACTCGCGGATCTGCTCCAGCAACGGGCCACGCACCGCTTCGGTGGTGGACAGCTTGCCTTGCAGCGTCGGGCGCTCCATGTAGATGCGCTTGATCTCGCTGCGGTCGAGGTTGGCCGCCAGCAACGGGTATGGCTGGGCCAGCGCGTGGCGCACGATCGGGCCGTAGAGCGCCCAGTCCCAGTTCTTCTGCCAGGCCAATGCCGCAGGCAGGTCCGCCGGCAGCGGCCCGTTGCGCGCGGCGTCCACCTTGGCCTGTTGCACCGGCTCGAGCATCTCCAGCAGCAGGCTGCCCTGGCTGCGGCGGGCCTCCAGTGCCTGCAGCAGCCAGAGCTGCAGGGCATGGTGGTCCGGATTGTCGTGTTGTTCACCGACCAGCACCCGAGGCTCGGCCGCGAGTCGTTCCACCAACTGCGCCGGGGTGAGCTGTTCGCCACTGCGCAGGTCGCGGATCACGCCCAGCTCAGGGTTGTCATGGCCTTCCGGGCTTTGCCAGGCGGGCGGTGGCGGCAGGCTCTGGCAGGCGGCCAGCAGGCCGAAGAGGGAAAGAAGAAGAAAACGCATGGGAAATCCTTGTTCGATCAACGGGCGACTATCAATGGATGGCCTCGCTCGGGATGGCGCTGCACCAGCACCTCCAGGCCGAATACGGCCTTGAGCGGCTCGGCCTGCAGCACTTGCTCCGGCGCGCCCAGCACATGGGGTCGGCCATCGGCGAGCAGCAACAGGCGATCGCAGTAACGCGCAGCCAGGTTCAGGTCATGCAGGATCACCAGCACCGCCACTCCGCGTTCGGCGAAGGTGCGCACCGCCTGCAAGGTGGTGTGCTGGTGCAGGGGGTCGAGCATGGAGGTGGGTTCGTCCAGCAGCAGGGCCTGCCCGGCATCCCCGGGCCAGAGCTGCGCCAGCACCCGCGCCAGGTGGACACGCTGGCGCTCGCCACCGGACAGCGCCAGATAGCTGCGCCCGGCCAGGTGGCTGGCATCCGCCGCCTCCAGCGCTGCGGCGACTACCTCGGCGTCCCGCTCGCGGCCGGTGTCGTGGGGCATGCGGCCCATGGCCACGACTTCTTCCACGCGGAAGCCGAAGCTCAGGGTCGAACTCTGCGGCAGTACGGCCAGGCGCCGTGCCCGCTGCGGGCCGTTCCAGTCGTCCAGGGCACGCCCATCCAGACTGATCCGGCCTGCCGCGGCCGCCACCTCGCCGCACAAGGCCCCCAGCAAGGTGCTCTTGCCCGCGCCATTGGGGCCTAGTACGCCGAGCACTTCGCCGGGTCGCAACTCC is a genomic window of Pseudomonas resinovorans NBRC 106553 containing:
- a CDS encoding ChaN family lipoprotein, coding for MRFLLLSLFGLLAACQSLPPPPAWQSPEGHDNPELGVIRDLRSGEQLTPAQLVERLAAEPRVLVGEQHDNPDHHALQLWLLQALEARRSQGSLLLEMLEPVQQAKVDAARNGPLPADLPAALAWQKNWDWALYGPIVRHALAQPYPLLAANLDRSEIKRIYMERPTLQGKLSTTEAVRGPLLEQIRESHCGMLPESQMPAMLAVQQQRDRRMAERLLAAPAPAMLFAGAYHVRRDLGVPLHLADLGKAEGNVVLILSEVGKPVERGSADYVWYTAALAPIDHCAGMREKMAPAR
- a CDS encoding heme ABC transporter ATP-binding protein, with amino-acid sequence MLRVEQLDVLRGGKQVLAGIDLELRPGEVLGVLGPNGAGKSTLLGALCGEVAAAAGRISLDGRALDDWNGPQRARRLAVLPQSSTLSFGFRVEEVVAMGRMPHDTGRERDAEVVAAALEAADASHLAGRSYLALSGGERQRVHLARVLAQLWPGDAGQALLLDEPTSMLDPLHQHTTLQAVRTFAERGVAVLVILHDLNLAARYCDRLLLLADGRPHVLGAPEQVLQAEPLKAVFGLEVLVQRHPERGHPLIVAR